A section of the Drosophila sechellia strain sech25 chromosome 3L, ASM438219v1, whole genome shotgun sequence genome encodes:
- the LOC6605260 gene encoding uncharacterized protein LOC6605260 has translation MPKEDPFVNRAQLLKAIKKYPEIWDSNNKLHMCRSVTSPMWTEIAEQFGGHVPTVKLQSIWSQMKYHYHNLVHRQILHKDRFNTKWEHFEPMSFMYNITVAKIVGAQSSGGSGGGTSSDAPSTATEAASVGEEPAAPVAPPPLPTATHGRGRPSGSFSWLQTAATPTAPQLPHLIAQPPHGQGHGMTYTAFTGLVPPPATVASEAVATPPRKLGRPSSLHNSMRGRIIDAIKTRPSLWAGRQRSEKGQGQSRTSAVWKEAAMEMGLTPTLMQTRWSIIKQRYVDELQKERHAQYSHQSFRSTWEHFDRMSFMREILLKKVDEREQTREQIQEIVSEQQHHHQQPQHHPSQHLHHYRPPQPPAGLVEHAQDMPIGLVQHHQQEGHHPPLAMHHAQHTQPIRRRVKHESDLEWDPFEMILHVHGAGEPAAN, from the exons ATGCCCAAGGAGGATCCGTTCGTGAATCGGGCCCAGCTCTTGAAGGCGATCAAGAAATATCCGGAGATCTGGGACTCCAACAACAAGCTGCACATGTGCCGCAGCGTCACATCGCCCATGTGGACAGAGATCGCCGAGCAGTTCGGCGGTCATGTGCCGACAG TTAAGCTGCAATCGATCTGGAGTCAGATGAAGTACCACTATCACAACTTGGTCCACCGCCAGATCCTCCACAAGGATCGCTTCAACACCAAGTGGGAGCACTTCGAGCCCATGTCCTTCATGTATAACATTACGGTGGCTAAGATCGTGGGCGCTCAGTCGAGCGGCGGCAGTGGCGGAGGCACCTCCTCCGATGCCCCATCCACAGCCACTGAAGCAGCAAGTGTGGGGGAGGAACCTGCTGCCCCAGTGGCGCCTCCGCCATTACCCACCGCCACCCATGGTCGCGGACGACCCAGTGGTAGCTTCAGCTGGCTGCAGACCGCAGCCACACCCACCGCCCCTCAACTGCCGCATCTAATCGCTCAGCCGCCCCATGGTCAAGGTCATGGGATGACATATACCGCTTTCACGGGCCTGGTACCTCCACCGGCCACTGTGGCCTCAGAGGCGGTGGCTACGCCGCCGCGAAAGTTGGGCCGCCCGAGTTCGTTGCACAATAGCATGCGCGGTCGTATCATCGATGCCATAAAGACGCGTCCATCGCTGTGGGCTGGACGCCAGCGGAGTGAGAAAGGACAGGGACAGAGCAGAACCTCAGCGGTTTGGAAGGAAGCGGCCATGGAGATGGGTCTAACACCGA CTCTTATGCAAACGCGCTGGTCAATCATCAAGCAGCGCTACGTAGACGAACTGCAGAAGGAGCGCCACGCCCAATACTCCCACCAATCCTTCCGCTCAACGTGGGAGCACTTCGATCGAATGTCCTTCATGCGCGAGATTCTGCTGAAGAAGGTCGATGAGAGGGAGCAGACACGCGAACAGATCCAGGAGATCGTTAgcgagcagcagcaccaccatcaGCAGCCGCAGCACCATCCGTCGCAGCACTTGCACCACTACCGTCCACCACAGCCGCCAGCTGGATTGGTGGAGCACGCCCAGGACATGCCCATCGGATTGgtgcagcaccaccagcaggaGGGACACCATCCGCCGCTGGCCATGCACCATGCGCAGCATACGCAGCCCATTCGCCGGCGGGTCAAGCACGAGTCCGACCTCGAGTGGGATCCCTTTGAGATGATTCTCCATGTCCATGGTGCCGGAGAGCCAGCTGCCAATTGA